From Antechinus flavipes isolate AdamAnt ecotype Samford, QLD, Australia chromosome 1, AdamAnt_v2, whole genome shotgun sequence:
AATGTCTTATAACTGGTAGAAGATACAGGTCTGCAGCTCAAGGGGGAGATTAGGACTACAGTTATAGATCTGAAAGTCATTAGCCTGAAGGTGGTAATTGAAGCcagagattaaattaaattaatagtcaacaggcatttattaagggctaaCTATGTGCCAGTTTTGGAGTGTGGGGGAAAGTATTGAGGATTGAGGGGAAACCTATTTTTCATTAGTAGCAGGAGGAGGGAAAATCTTCCAGGGGGATCTAGAAATAGCAGACTAGTAGAAGCAGAACCATGAGAGAGAGATATTACAGAAGTCAAAGTTTCAGGAAGATTTTCAGGATAAAGAAGTGGTCAAACCATGTCAGAGGCTGCAAAAATACTAAGGAAGGATAAAAACTGAGAAGAGATCATTGGATTGAGTAATTAAGCTTCAATTATTAACGTATCACTGGAGGTAACCTTGGAGGAAGCAGTTTCTGTTGGTGATGATTATAGAAATCAGATTGGAATAAGTTGAGGAGTGAATGAGTAGTGGACAAAGAGTatcaagtttctctagaagtttGGCAAGGAAGGGGAGACACACTATAGGACAACAGAGTGAAGGAATGGCAGGGATAATGGAAGGATTTGACTTTAGGATGAGGAcatctgaaaatatttataggcAGCAGAGAGGAAGccaataaaaaagggagaaactgAAGGTGAATGATTATGGCAGTATCCCTTGGAAAAAATGATAGGGGGGTGGTGGTGAAATTAAAGGGTTAGGTGGAGAGATTAGCTTACCTCATCCCCTGATACCAAAGGAAAAGGAGGTAGAAAGGTTCTGAGAGATGACAGGCTGACAAGGAAACAAAGTCTCCTGCTGAGAAAGGGGGCAGATAGTGATGGTAATGGAATTTGGCActtgagaagaaaggagaagtttGGGGGCAGGTGAATAAAATCATTTCCATGCAGTGGTAAGGATCTATGAAGTCAGACAACATGATTTTGGAGTGTTCTGTCAGTGATTCCTGTCATATCCTCACAGTGATGGCTTGAAAAGTAGAACAGAGAAGGCAGATAGTGGAGGACACTCAGGATGAAGAATTaccagaaaagaagaaacagaaggacGAGTGAAAATTTCGAGTTGAGGGTAGATAATAGTGCTAGTTGGCACTATGGGGTCAAGacataaaaaggagagaaaggaggctAGAACAGGGCTAGTTCTTTAGGAACTAGAGGAAAGGGAAAGTGTAAGAGATTACAACTTGTAATGAGAACAAAGACAATGTTTCTTTAGGAGTTCATTTATAACttattcaatttctcttttctaaggCTTTTCTGAGCACtacttttctgtgtgtgtgtgtgtgtgtgtgtgtgtgtgtatgtgtatgtgtgtgtgtgtgtgtgtgtgttttaatggtattttatttttccaaatacattcaaagttagttttcaacattcaccttcacaaaaccttgtgttccagatttctctccgTCTCCTTCACCCTCCCTCCTCcttaagacagcaagtaatccaatatagatcaaacatgtgaaattcttctaaatatatttccacatttatcatgctgtgaaagaaaaaccagatcaaaagagaggaaaatgggaaagaaaaaaaccaagcaacaaacaacaataagtcaaaatgctatgttttgatccacattcaatctccatagttttctccctGAATGTGGATgatactttccatcacaagtttattagaattgatttgaatcatggtattgttgaaaagagccaagtccatcacagttgatcatcccataatcttgttgttactgtatacagtgttctcttggttctgctcatttcatttagcaatagttcatgtaagtctttccaggtttttctgaaatcatcatttcttatagaataataatataccattgtcataacttattcagccattccaactgataggcatccactcaatttccagttccttacctgGGCATCTttctaaagaaacaaacaaaaaaagtcttcTAATCCTCGGCATGGCAAAATAGGAAGCTTTCCTTTGACATAAACACAGTCATTTCAAAATTCAGTTATTGAATATTTGGtagtttaaattatttcttattctggGGAATGACATGTTAATACGGACATTTTACATTTGTATAAATAGTCATCCAATTCATCTAAGATATTGATTTTATTcacaaataattgaataaaatgttgtctaataatttcctttattccttcttcctttgttgtgacttccttttttttttttttcatttttgatattggtaatttgatCTTCTCTTCCTTAAATCAGACTaaccaatgatttatctattttattaatttaaaaaactcatAATTTTATTGATCAATTCagtgatttttatttcaattttgttgattacttttcaaatttgttcttatttaaattatttcagttatgtctgacacttgaagttttcttggcaaaaatactggagtggtttgttgttttcttcactgGCTCACTTTatagaactgaggcaaacaggttgtgACTTACTCAATTCACACTAAaattgtctgaggctgtatttgaattcaggttcttctaACTCTAGGGCCAGAACTTTTACTTGTTGTACCACCAAGCTGCTCCATCCTTCAATTTTACATTATTAGGCAacatctcacacctcataccaagataaagtcaagatGGATTTAGAATAAAAggtgatgctataagcaaattaggagagcaagagatagttaattatcagatctttgaagaagagaggaatttatgagcaaataagaactaaagaacattataaaataggaaatggataattttgattacattaaattaaaaaaggttttgcacaaacaaaaccaatgcagccaagattagaaaggaagcaaaaagttgagggaaaatttttatagccagtgtttctgataaaggcttcatttctaaaatacataaagaactgagtcaaatttataagaatacatcaatggggtgatttaaggcaattccaataaacttgtgatggaaagtgccattcagatccagagagaaaactatggtgACTGAATGCTTATAttcaagcatatttttttcacctatttattttgtttgtttgtttgttttttttatttctcatggctttttccttttgttctcatttttctttcacaagacttatgtgaaaatatgtttaatatgttatacatatataacctatatcagattgcttgttgtcttggggaggtgggagataagggaaagaaagagaaaaatttggaactcaaaatcttataaaaattaatgttgaaaattggctaattggaaaaataaaatactgttgggggaaacaaaacatttttcaatttgGCTTTTAGTTggagtttttttatttcttggatttttttctagtctttctAGTTGCATAAATAAgttactgatatatatatatatatatattttttttttttttttgaggaaacatTGCAGAggttctcaaactatggcccacgggccagatgcagcagctgaggacgattattcccctcacccagggctatgaagtttctttatttaaaggcccacaaaacaaagtttttgtttttactatagtccggccctccaacagtctgagggacagtgaactggccccctattttaaaagtttgaacaCCCCTTAGAGAATATCATTTATCCTAAATATGCCTAGTTTGAATCCCAAAAGTTTTTGGTATCTTGTCttattattgtcgttttctttgataaaagtatCAGTTTCCATGACTTAGTTTGAATTCTTTTTAAGTTTGAATCATTTCTTCAAAGACTCTTAATTGATTATAACTTATTTTATTGTGGTCAATAAGGGATTTGTTTAATATTACTATTTTTCTGCATGTCCTACTACATGGCAAATTTTTGTAAAGATGACAAATATACTTGAGAAACAATTCTACTTCTTTCACATTCAATAAACTACAAGCCTTACAATAATCAATCTTACAATAAGTGTCACAGCTAACATCTAAAATTCCATTCATGCCattaactttttgttttattcttgttttatctttttgtttgacTTGTCTATGTTTGAATAGATATACATTGAGACCCCcaattattatatagtttttctgTCCATTTCTCCCTGTTATTcaattttcctttaagtatttagatATTTTGACATTAAGTTTATATATATTGTTATCATTCTACCTTCTGCAGTGTCTTTAATCatactgtattttttctttttaccttttaatcgtgtgtgtgtgtgtgtgtgtgtgtgtgtgtgtattactgCTGCCTTATATGAAATTATGGTGGCTATTGATTATTGTTTTTGGCTCAGCTAAGACACCTTAAGTTCTATTTTAGCTTCTTATTTTAAAGCTATGTAAATCTTCATCTTTCATGTTTCTGAATGACGTCTGATTGAGTTCTGCTTTCTGATCCACTCCACAGAGGgcactggttctggagtcaattaaacctgggttcaaattctgactcagataTTTGCCATTTGATAGTAAGAAAGTCTTTACCCTctattttgtctcagttttcctaatttgtaaaatgatatattgggacttgatggcttctaaggtcaTTTCCAGCTCTTAATGAATGATCCTGTGATTAAATGctctcattcacattcatagttatgattgttaatttttgatatttctctccattctatccccttgtactttttctctttttgcctcaTTCTCCCCTTCTTTACAAAGAAGATAGCAGCTGTGAAAAAGAGGTGTGGTAGATTATAGTGATATTGGTACGATCTATTTTTGATTCACtgcttattctctctttcctctcccagaCCCTGATTCCTgggttttatcattttttccccttttttccttctcttcataaTTGACTCTCCATAGTTGATTTTGGTTTGTTCATGATTTCTCCCTCTCAGATACAACACTTAATCTTACAATCCTGTCCTCTTTCTATCCCTACCAGCTTTTCTCttggatttaatattttttcttttttgtttactttatattcttattaaagtaaaatttaaaaaaaagtaatttatttgtaAACAATCAATTTGTTCAAAGGGATAATTAGACACCTGGAATGGTGTTTTCAATTGTTATACTTGattcaatattgaaaaaatggTCTGTTTAACCAACTCAGGAGGACTGTGCAAATCATTGAGGTGTTTATGGATGCTCCTTTGGAACAGATCCCAAGTCTTTAAACCTTcaccaacagtttttttttttttagttgtgacACAAAATGTTTTAGTGAGCATATATAAACCGGCTTCTtcactttcaaattcttttctttggctCCTCTAATCAGGTTAGTACATGCTTTCTGAAGTGATTTAAGATTGTGGCTTATGAAGATAATTTTAACCTGGCAAATGATCACTTTAGGTGAAAcaaatgttttgcttttgtttaagatttttaaaaaagatgatctttgcaaacattaaagtgctacATTAATAGTAATTTCTTGGATCACCATATTGCACTACTGATTCTTATTGACCTTGCATTTCACTAAAACCCCAAGCTTTTCTTCAGATGAAGCACTATCTAGTCATGTCTACTCCATCATAAgtcagctagatggtacaatgaatagagccctgagcctggagtcaggaagatctgagttgaaatctggctttACTTGTTGCTTGTGTGACCTTGCTTAATTCACTTAATCTAATCCATTTAATTgatgtctgtctcagtttcttcaattttaaaatgggaattatcACAGTAGCCATCTCCTAGCTTGTTGTGatgagcaaatgaaataatatttgtaaaatgtctaGCATATGGTAGGCATTTTGCAAATGCTAGCTGTCatgatcatgatcatcatcaaattaatttttttaaacctgagGTTATTCatcattgttaaattttattttactagatGTGGCCATTATTCCTACTTGTCAAATTTGAAAGGggagaaatggagaggaaaaaggagagggaaagaaaagggagagggagagggagagagaaagaaagggagggagggaaggagggaggaggaggagagggagaaaatacagagacagaaagagagagagagagagagagagagagagagagagagagacagaaagagaaagacagagagagacagagacagagagacacacacagagagatagttTGTCCTCCAGGGCAATTTAAGATGGAAAATAATCACTCCTCTCAGGAACTCCCTGGTTTGAAAAGAAGACAGGGTTCTTTAAACAATCCACTAtatgaaggggaaagagaaaatcttTTATTGTCCCTTCTCCATGCCAGACTAGGCTTAGGCAATAGGTTTCAGCTTAACACTGCTGCCTCTTCTCACAGATCCAGTTGTCATTGAGGTTGTTACAAGGGGCATCATTCCATCGACCCGTATAAAGTATCATGATGCAATTTTCATTCCTTCTCGAATCATTTGGCTCCCCTATATTCCAGTAGCTGTAGGGGTAGAAGTAGGAGGTCCCACAATGAAGGTAATAGAAGACATCATCTTCCAGACTTACACCAAGCCAAAAGCCTCTACTGTCCTGAAGTTCTAGTAAATAATACACCTGCTGGTGCTTCTAGATTTGGGGACCTTACACATTTAGGAGGGAATGATAGAATAGAAAGAGATGAGCAAAAATCCATCTGCCCTTATTGTCTCCAGTTCCCAAGGTATGTCTGGAATGCCCCCCTAAGAATTACAGTCTCTCCCTCTCccgctttctctctctccttctctccttttccctctttcttctgtctgactgtctctgtctatctatctccttctttctgtttctctccctgtctctgtctctttgtctgtctctgtatctttttctctccctgtgtatctctctgtctctttctctgtctctgtctctctctctctctgtctctctctctctctgtctctctgtttctctctgtctctctatctctgtgtctctgtctctctctttgtctctgtgtctctctctgtctttctctctctgtctgtctctctctatcttctctctctctgtctctgtctgtctctcctctttttcctctctctgtctctgaatctctctctctcccctttttcttctctctgtctctgtctgtctctctctccttctctccctccctcttttcttccctcccccctctctatctttctatctctctttgtctcattcTCTTTGACTCTCTGACTCTGTCTATCTTTTCTTAGAGAAGGGAACTCAAAGCACTGACGTGTTTCCAACCTATACAGTCGTTGTCTTTTCAATATCCTTAAAAAGAGTTGAACTGCAATCAGTGATCATATTTTATGATCATATTTTACACAATTGTTAACTGTTGAGTAGTGGGAATACTAATGGATGCAACTTCACAGATTCATTATTCGTATTAACTGAAATCTACCTGTTTCTTAGCCCTTCTACTCTGGAAAAGTTCCagtattaggaagttttttttaaactagaacaTGCTTCCCTTTTGCCTTTAAGCCTAATTCTGCTCTTtgggatcaaataaaaataagtccAACttctcttccatatgacagcTCTCTGAATACTTGAATTTAGTTCTCTTGTCCCTCCCCTTGTCCCAGTTCTTATGCTTTCTAGTTTCTTCATCGTCACAAAATCACTGAATCTCAAAGTTGGAcgagacctcagagaccatctaggaGAGCTATCATTAGGAATTCACTGCTTCTCTTTCTATACAAGCTCACAAACTGTCCCTTCAATAATGTAGGTTAGAATCTTGCCAGAAATCAAAGTCAAGTTCACCAGTCCATAATCTGCAGACTCCAccttctttccttaaaaaaaatcaggacaatTGCTCTTCCTCAGTCTTAAGGCAATTCTCCCActcttgattattattttttttttcagagatcccTAGAATGTAACCTGGAACAGATCTTAGAAGTAATCTGAGTTGaccaattttccttaatgatgaTGAAAGAAAAGCCTGGGAAAAGAAGGGATTTTCACATAAGGGGTGAGGGGCagaacccaaattcaaattctgataGTTTTAACCCTAAATTCACATCTCATCCACAATACCAAGTCACTGCTAACAGCCAACATGCTGGCCATTCTTTTAGCACCTTGGAGAGGTCAACTGTTTAAGCCCTTTGACTTAAATAAACCATCATTCTAGTGTCCTTCCCAACTTTgccattctgtgttctaagggccctcttcCCTCCAACACTGTGCTATAAAGCCCCTCAAAtactgacattctatgttctctAGGGGCCCtctcaactctgacattctatgttctaaggatctcctagctctgacatcctgtgttctaaggtcaTCCCAGCTTTATTGTTCTGTGCTCTACCTCTTTTAGCTCTAATATTCAACATTCTGTGTTCTCAAGTCTCAATGTCAGTGCTGACATACCATATGGTATGTTCTAAGGTCCATCTCAGCTCTTCTCTTCAATATTCTTAAGAGAgggcttaaactttttctacttgcaacccctttttacctgaaaaatttttacatgacctaggtgtgtatgtgtgaatatatatatatatgtgaatatatatatatatatatatatatatatataaagtatacaaaccaaacatttactgatagtagatcataatttcatgacccccacattcagttacaagaccccatataaGGATtctgacccacagtttaagaagctcaGCTCCAAGGCATCTCAAGCTCTGAtactctaatttatattttaaatgtcctccaacttggatttttaaaattcaattttaatggAGTTTCAGACTCAGCACAATGATTTGCACTTGTGCATGAGCATGTGCTTTCAGAGTTTTGCTTTGTGTCATAAGGAAGATATTTACCTGAAAGTGAGTTTGCTACCATCAACCCACGTGTACCCATTAACCCTTCCTCTGGCACGAGTTGCTGTGAGTCCAATCCAGTAACCCAAGCCTCTGGTGTTCTGGGTCAAGAAGGTCTTAATAAGGAATAAGGAATATGGAATCATAATCCCTACTTTTCACAGGACACATATCTCCCCCATTCACACTGGTGGCTATTCTAGGAACTGGCACTCCCCATTGGATAAGGGACTGTGTGGGGCAGGAGACAGTCCTTCCCAACCTCCTCAAGTTAGGAGCTGGGAGGGCAGGTAGCATCCCTCTCCCTTCAAACTAAGGACATCCTGAGAGCAAGGGACATGTCTTACTTTCCCCCAGGACACAGATACCCCAAGGTTCCatgtctctcccccccccccccccgccgccCCATCCATAGATTGCCCAGGTCCATGTTATTCCTCTCAAAGACTGGTCATGGGGGGAATCTCCCCAAGCACTTGTTACTTCCCAGGCTTCTACCTGTTCTTCAAGGTTGTTCACAATAACCAGGTGTGCCTGCTCCTGGGCACAATTCTGCTGTGACTCGTCCCAGTGAGCTTTTTTGGTGGAGAAAAAGTAGCAAGAACCCTCAAAGGCCAGCCAAGAATCAGGACATGGGGAGCAGGAGCCTGGGAATGGGGTTTAGAGTTTGCTGCAGGCCAGGACAGACCTCCTCTCTATGCTGGCTTAAGAAAAGGGTCTCTCTTCCTATGCTGTATCctagcacctccccccccccacccaggATAAATCAAGGAGGGATCCTGGACAATGACCCTTGAGCAACCGTGGGCCTTGCAGCTAAGTCAGGCTCTGTAAATCTAGTACCCTACCAGAACCCTGAACATGCTGAGAGATCAGTGCTCAGGATGGAGAGGTACCACCCATGGGGCAGCCACGGCAAGTGGGGGGCGATGGGGGATGCTGGATGGCAGCCCTGTCCTTGGATCCATGAGAAGCAACTATCTGAGTAGACAGCTAAGCCTAAGATCAGGTCACTCTGAGGACCTCTGGCTTCCATTTCCCCAGCTTCCCTCAGACCGAGCCACCTAATCCACAATCAAGCATCTCACTGACTGAATCAACTCACTGTTCCCTCTTCTCACAGCAGCCACAGCCCGGAACATTTCACTGCGAATGTCTTGTCGGTCCTTCCTAGCCTCTGCCAGGGCCTGAGTCACTGGGAGAATAGTAGGAAAAAAGGAGTGTGTCCAGCAGAATGAGTCAAGATATTTGGCAAACGGTTTCTGGGAGGGTTAATTGTGAGAGCAGCCAGTGAGATTGTTAGGAAGGGGCTGGGGGGGTTATTATGGGAATACTTGGCAGGATCAGTGTTGGATTGTCCGAGAGGCTTGGTATAGGGCCATACAGCAGGGGCAATACGGAAAGGTCCAGCAGGGATGGATAAGACCACGTCCAAAGTGTGGGGCGGCGCTCGGGGATAACCTTGGTTTTGAGAGGTGTCCAAGGCTTCTGTTTCTGTGAGGAGTACTTACTCTGGGTGCTGAGCTCATTGTGCTTGCTTTCAAGCTTGAGAAGTCGGTTATGGGAATCACCCACTTTATTCTCCCATTTCCCCAAGCTAGTCCACAGGGCAGAGCCTGGGAACAGGAGAAGGATATGAGGCCAGTGAGCCAGAGCTCCTCTCTCTCTATGTCCCCAGTTCTCTCTTTGCACCTCCCCAATCAATCCTTTTTAGCTTCCACCCTCAACCCTCTCTGTTCCTTCTCACCATTTTTTCTGGCAGCTGTTAAGTCCTTGTTTATCTGCCCCACATCCTTTGTCAACACAGAAGCTGGAAAGATTCCCCCATGGTTTCTTAGTCGTGCAGATTCATGGGATTGTACCCGACCCAATCATAGTTCCAGGGCCAATTGGACCAGGTTACCCCAAGAATCCTGCCCCACCTACCATTGGTTC
This genomic window contains:
- the CLEC4G gene encoding C-type lectin domain family 4 member G; protein product: MKQSHFSSLGGPVYILTMNSISYQKWEEDQDHPALDKSQLAWISWGTGWWKKLFPQDLPWKSVSFLLAVILLLLILLIVSLVKGSKTSQELNQLKEEVRTNASVLTKDVGQINKDLTAARKNGSALWTSLGKWENKVGDSHNRLLKLESKHNELSTQMTQALAEARKDRQDIRSEMFRAVAAVRRGNSSCSPCPDSWLAFEGSCYFFSTKKAHWDESQQNCAQEQAHLVIVNNLEEQTFLTQNTRGLGYWIGLTATRARGRVNGYTWVDGSKLTFSYWNIGEPNDSRRNENCIMILYTGRWNDAPCNNLNDNWICEKRQQC